Proteins encoded in a region of the Halodesulfovibrio marinisediminis DSM 17456 genome:
- a CDS encoding thiamine pyrophosphate-dependent enzyme, with amino-acid sequence MDNLSVKYGKTLNLDKLTSYCPGCGHGIVTRLVAEAIENLGVMNRTVAIVGIGCGGFSHHYMDIDAIEATHGRSPSFAIGYKMTKPDNIVFTYAGDGDTCAIGLGDLLHAANKGLPITTIMVNNSVFGMTGGQMSPTSLEGQVTTTTVEGRDVSRQGHPLLVPEMMQYMPGVKYLARASVATPKDIRKAKKSIQKAFECQVKGLGYSFVEVMVPCPTGLKKNVRDSYEWCGNQVADYFKPQVFKDETEQDNVA; translated from the coding sequence ATGGACAATCTTAGCGTTAAATACGGAAAAACTTTAAATCTGGACAAGTTAACCAGTTACTGTCCGGGTTGCGGACACGGTATCGTAACTAGACTTGTGGCTGAGGCCATTGAAAATCTTGGAGTTATGAATCGCACTGTAGCTATTGTTGGTATTGGATGTGGTGGATTCTCACACCACTATATGGATATTGACGCCATCGAAGCTACCCACGGTCGTTCTCCTTCTTTTGCAATCGGCTACAAGATGACCAAGCCAGATAACATTGTTTTTACCTATGCTGGTGATGGTGACACTTGTGCAATTGGCCTCGGAGATCTCTTGCACGCAGCCAACAAAGGTTTGCCTATCACGACTATTATGGTCAACAACTCAGTGTTTGGCATGACTGGTGGACAGATGTCTCCAACTTCTTTGGAAGGTCAGGTGACTACCACCACCGTCGAAGGTCGAGATGTATCTCGCCAAGGTCATCCATTGCTTGTGCCAGAAATGATGCAGTACATGCCTGGTGTTAAATATCTAGCCAGAGCTTCCGTCGCTACTCCTAAAGATATTCGTAAAGCTAAAAAAAGCATTCAAAAAGCATTTGAGTGTCAGGTTAAAGGCCTGGGATACTCTTTTGTTGAAGTTATGGTGCCATGTCCTACCGGTTTGAAAAAGAACGTTAGGGATTCCTATGAATGGTGCGGAAATCAGGTAGCTGACTATTTCAAGCCTCAGGTCTTTAAAGATGAAACGGAGCAGGACAATGTTGCATAA
- a CDS encoding pyruvate ferredoxin oxidoreductase, with protein sequence MSQETLFLKNTETFAESLARCGVKYHFAYPITPATDVMKRMAVILPKYGGEMMQMESEIAVSSALAGAACSGTLAATSSSGPGLTLMHEAIGFMSAAELPCILYDSMRVGPGDGDIVGSQSDYTVATRGGAHGDYRIIVLAPSCGQEIADLMPQGVRLAYKYRTPVLFVLDGVSAQMTESATLPEYHDYSAEFDTSEWAITGTKDHPKRAIITGSYSHQDGYDMNERLRAKFEVIKENEQMWEAEQVEDADLVVAAFGIHGRMCQDLISEMRAKGKKVGFIRPITLWPFPNRAFETLPDSVKNILVVEMNHGQMVDDVKLAVNGRIPVHFLGKTGGDLPMNTLAEMIAKVDSILGE encoded by the coding sequence ATGAGCCAAGAAACTTTGTTTTTGAAGAACACAGAAACATTTGCCGAGAGCCTTGCTCGGTGTGGAGTGAAGTATCACTTTGCATACCCGATTACTCCAGCAACAGATGTTATGAAGCGTATGGCAGTAATTTTGCCAAAGTATGGTGGTGAAATGATGCAAATGGAAAGTGAAATTGCAGTATCCAGCGCTTTGGCAGGTGCAGCCTGTTCCGGCACTCTTGCCGCGACATCTAGTTCTGGACCTGGATTAACACTCATGCATGAAGCTATCGGATTTATGAGTGCAGCTGAATTACCCTGCATTTTATACGATTCCATGCGAGTAGGCCCTGGTGATGGCGACATTGTCGGTTCTCAGAGTGATTATACAGTTGCGACTCGCGGAGGTGCACATGGTGACTACCGCATAATCGTATTAGCTCCGTCTTGTGGACAAGAGATTGCTGATCTTATGCCTCAGGGCGTCCGACTGGCGTATAAGTACAGAACTCCAGTTCTTTTTGTACTTGACGGTGTTAGTGCTCAAATGACTGAGTCTGCAACTCTGCCTGAATATCATGATTATTCTGCTGAATTTGACACATCCGAATGGGCCATTACCGGAACAAAAGATCATCCCAAACGAGCTATCATTACTGGCAGTTACTCACATCAAGATGGCTATGATATGAATGAAAGGCTCCGCGCCAAATTCGAAGTTATTAAAGAAAATGAGCAAATGTGGGAAGCGGAACAAGTTGAAGACGCCGACCTCGTAGTTGCTGCATTTGGTATTCATGGTCGCATGTGCCAGGACTTGATTTCCGAAATGCGTGCTAAAGGCAAAAAAGTCGGATTTATCAGACCGATTACTCTCTGGCCTTTCCCTAACCGAGCTTTTGAGACTCTGCCGGATTCTGTCAAGAATATTTTAGTGGTTGAAATGAACCATGGACAAATGGTCGATGACGTCAAACTGGCCGTAAATGGACGCATCCCCGTTCATTTCCTCGGAAAAACCGGTGGCGACCTCCCAATGAACACCCTGGCAGAAATGATTGCCAAAGTAGATAGTATTCTGGGGGAATAG
- a CDS encoding 2-oxoacid:acceptor oxidoreductase family protein, protein MKRSRTMLHKCMFSGSGGQGSALMAKLICLGATKEDLKVVMTQTYGIEQRGGDSTAYVILSDACIGSPIVENDASIAVALSQSTYNNCFEGVVPNGKLFTNSSIVENSKEANGFDQFFLPASDMGVKLGTVRCANMVMLGAVLAETAILKLETIEEVVKEVFGAKKPKLVDLNIEALRAGYAAMKEEVDNG, encoded by the coding sequence ATGAAACGGAGCAGGACAATGTTGCATAAATGTATGTTTTCTGGCTCAGGCGGGCAGGGATCTGCTTTAATGGCAAAATTGATCTGTCTAGGAGCTACTAAAGAAGATTTAAAAGTTGTAATGACACAGACTTACGGAATTGAACAACGTGGTGGTGACTCTACTGCATACGTGATTCTTTCTGATGCATGCATTGGCAGTCCTATCGTAGAAAATGATGCCAGCATTGCTGTAGCTCTAAGTCAGTCTACTTATAATAACTGCTTTGAAGGCGTTGTTCCTAATGGAAAACTTTTCACCAACAGTTCAATTGTCGAGAACTCAAAAGAAGCTAACGGTTTTGATCAATTTTTCCTCCCTGCTTCAGATATGGGGGTAAAACTTGGAACCGTGCGCTGTGCCAATATGGTTATGCTGGGTGCAGTACTTGCTGAAACTGCAATTCTTAAGTTGGAAACAATTGAAGAAGTAGTGAAAGAAGTTTTCGGAGCAAAGAAACCTAAACTAGTTGATTTAAATATTGAGGCATTGCGTGCTGGGTACGCCGCTATGAAGGAGGAGGTCGACAATGGCTAA
- a CDS encoding acetate--CoA ligase family protein codes for MSDLVPLFQPKSVALIGASSNPNKYGYWTAKSLVENKFEGDIYFVSRSGGEIFDHPTYPDITSVPGEVDLAIIAIAPKFILPVMEQCVEKGVKCAIVVSTGFGEVGPEGKELERQMLEIARKGNMRLQGPNCMGTYSSAKSLNASIIDLAPGPMSLVLQSGNFGIDINFNAKTRDLGYSCWATIGNQLDMRFHDFVQYIETDEDSKVLLLYMEGLRVESEEDGRKFIEAAKKTAVKKPIAAIKIGRSAAGARAAASHTGSLAGSEQIFDAALKQAGVIRVDSPRQLLDAAEAFSKCKSAKGNRIAILTDGGGHGVMATDFAEKFGLEAPVLSDATQDKLKEILMPHCPIKNPVDLAGTPEADMWVFDRCLDVLLKDPEVDGVIIVGLYGGYADLSEEFRTLEMDVAKSMVEKISAADKPVVMHSIYAQQQPECLKYISENDVPVFGEVDAAVRTMGLLSQYSEIKKNLQEESDDELPNMPSDRKEKAEAIINAIKESGRTNLVETEAREILRCYGLNIAEAYLATSADEAAELYSKIGGKVVMKIVSPDILHKTDAGGVALSINSEEMARETFDKLMANGRNYKSDADIFGVMMTTMLPSGVECIIGSSYDSTFGPTVMFGLGGIFVEILKDVSFRVAPVNMPSCRSMIREINGLKMLQGARGTKPCDLEALAETACIISHLVNELRDIAEVDLNPVFALENGLAIADARIVLQDEK; via the coding sequence ATGTCTGACCTCGTTCCACTTTTTCAACCTAAAAGCGTTGCCTTAATTGGGGCTTCCTCTAACCCCAATAAATATGGCTATTGGACTGCTAAAAGCTTGGTTGAAAACAAATTTGAGGGAGATATTTACTTTGTATCTCGTTCTGGTGGTGAAATTTTTGACCACCCAACTTATCCAGACATTACCTCCGTTCCTGGTGAAGTAGACCTGGCTATCATCGCTATTGCTCCTAAGTTCATTCTGCCCGTTATGGAACAATGTGTTGAAAAAGGTGTTAAATGCGCCATCGTAGTGTCTACGGGATTTGGTGAAGTTGGTCCTGAAGGCAAAGAGCTTGAACGACAAATGCTTGAAATTGCCCGTAAAGGTAATATGCGATTGCAGGGGCCAAACTGTATGGGGACATACAGTTCAGCTAAAAGCTTAAATGCAAGCATCATCGACTTAGCTCCTGGGCCTATGAGCCTTGTTCTTCAGAGTGGTAACTTCGGAATTGACATTAACTTCAATGCTAAGACTAGAGATCTTGGATATAGCTGCTGGGCAACTATTGGTAACCAGCTGGATATGCGCTTTCATGACTTTGTGCAATATATTGAGACTGATGAAGACAGTAAAGTTCTCCTTTTGTACATGGAAGGCTTGCGCGTTGAAAGCGAAGAAGATGGCCGCAAGTTCATAGAAGCTGCAAAAAAGACAGCAGTAAAGAAACCAATTGCAGCTATTAAAATTGGTCGAAGTGCCGCGGGGGCACGTGCAGCAGCGTCTCATACTGGTTCCCTTGCAGGAAGCGAACAAATCTTTGATGCAGCTCTTAAACAAGCTGGCGTAATCCGCGTAGATAGTCCTAGACAACTTTTGGATGCTGCTGAAGCCTTCTCCAAATGTAAGAGTGCTAAAGGTAACCGTATTGCTATCTTAACAGACGGCGGTGGACACGGTGTTATGGCAACGGATTTTGCAGAAAAATTTGGTCTTGAAGCGCCTGTTCTCTCTGATGCGACTCAGGACAAGCTGAAAGAAATTCTGATGCCGCATTGCCCAATTAAAAACCCTGTTGATTTAGCCGGAACTCCTGAAGCAGATATGTGGGTCTTTGACCGTTGTCTTGATGTCCTTCTTAAAGACCCAGAGGTAGACGGTGTCATTATTGTAGGTCTTTACGGCGGTTATGCAGATCTTTCTGAGGAATTTAGAACCTTAGAAATGGATGTTGCCAAGAGCATGGTTGAAAAGATTTCTGCTGCTGACAAGCCTGTCGTTATGCATTCCATTTACGCACAACAGCAACCTGAATGCCTTAAATATATTAGCGAAAATGATGTTCCTGTTTTCGGTGAAGTTGATGCCGCAGTAAGAACGATGGGTCTGCTTTCTCAATACAGCGAAATTAAAAAGAACTTGCAAGAAGAGTCAGATGATGAACTGCCAAATATGCCATCTGACCGCAAGGAAAAAGCCGAAGCCATTATCAATGCCATCAAAGAATCTGGTCGCACAAACCTCGTTGAGACAGAAGCTAGAGAAATTCTGAGATGTTATGGGCTTAACATAGCAGAAGCTTACTTGGCTACTAGTGCTGATGAAGCTGCTGAATTGTACAGCAAAATTGGCGGCAAAGTGGTCATGAAGATCGTATCACCTGACATTCTGCACAAGACTGATGCAGGTGGCGTTGCACTCAGCATCAACTCTGAAGAAATGGCTCGTGAGACTTTCGACAAACTGATGGCGAATGGACGCAATTACAAGTCTGATGCGGATATCTTTGGTGTCATGATGACGACAATGCTTCCGAGTGGAGTCGAGTGTATTATCGGTTCTAGCTATGATAGCACTTTTGGTCCGACCGTAATGTTTGGCCTAGGTGGCATCTTTGTAGAAATCCTTAAGGATGTTTCATTCAGAGTAGCTCCGGTAAATATGCCATCCTGTCGTAGTATGATTCGTGAAATTAATGGACTTAAGATGCTTC
- a CDS encoding 4Fe-4S dicluster domain-containing protein: protein MANKVHVIDIKRCKACGLCVDKCPKKVLAIGTQINAQGYNYIVQENPENCVNCDICGIVCPDMAVGVIITD, encoded by the coding sequence ATGGCTAATAAAGTACATGTGATCGACATCAAACGTTGTAAAGCATGTGGCCTCTGTGTGGACAAATGCCCAAAGAAGGTTCTTGCTATTGGAACACAAATCAATGCTCAAGGTTACAACTACATAGTTCAAGAAAACCCTGAAAACTGTGTTAATTGTGACATTTGCGGCATTGTGTGCCCAGATATGGCTGTTGGCGTTATTATAACAGATTAA